The Acetivibrio saccincola genome window below encodes:
- a CDS encoding O-methyltransferase: MVSIDYINDYIRKTIKKNEGILARLEDYAEENHVPIVQPEVAALLKVITLILKPKRVLEVGTAIGYSSILISSVLPKGAKIDTIDRYEIMIERAKDNIKKAGLEDTINIIYGDATEVLKILDKKYDMIFLDAAKGQYPEFLPQCIRLLNSGGVLISDNILYKGMIANDELVVRRKKTIVTRLRTFLDDICNNDLLETSIIPIGDGVALSYKK, translated from the coding sequence ATGGTCTCCATTGATTATATAAACGACTATATTAGAAAAACAATCAAAAAAAATGAAGGAATATTAGCCCGGCTGGAAGATTATGCAGAAGAAAACCATGTACCCATTGTGCAGCCTGAAGTCGCTGCACTTTTAAAAGTAATAACACTTATTTTAAAGCCAAAAAGGGTTTTAGAAGTGGGTACCGCCATAGGCTATTCATCTATTTTGATTTCATCTGTCCTGCCAAAGGGCGCTAAAATTGATACAATTGACAGATATGAAATTATGATAGAAAGAGCTAAAGACAACATAAAAAAAGCCGGTTTAGAAGATACTATAAATATAATATACGGAGATGCGACAGAAGTACTGAAAATTTTGGATAAAAAATATGACATGATTTTTTTAGATGCGGCCAAAGGCCAATACCCTGAGTTTTTACCCCAGTGCATCCGACTTTTAAACAGCGGAGGGGTATTAATTTCAGACAATATATTGTATAAAGGTATGATTGCAAATGATGAGCTGGTTGTGAGAAGGAAAAAAACAATTGTAACAAGGCTTAGGACTTTCCTTGACGATATTTGCAATAATGACCTGCTTGAAACAAGCATCATCCCCATTGGGGACGGTGTTGCACTAAGTTACAAAAAATAA
- a CDS encoding 4Fe-4S dicluster domain-containing protein, whose translation MSNEEQLRDNIETFTNFEPLSDKEREILNEVVKAMQKLPTIQCTSCKYCCDGCPVNISIPDVISALNTLRMYGEDARPRFYYGNLVERSGRAGECIACGQCESVCPQHLPIIETMKEASEIFDKE comes from the coding sequence ATGTCCAATGAAGAACAGCTTAGGGACAATATAGAAACCTTTACAAACTTTGAGCCTTTAAGCGATAAAGAGAGAGAAATTCTCAATGAAGTGGTTAAAGCTATGCAAAAACTTCCCACCATACAATGCACCTCATGCAAATACTGTTGTGATGGGTGTCCTGTCAATATCAGTATTCCGGATGTAATAAGTGCTTTAAACACACTGCGTATGTATGGTGAAGATGCAAGACCCCGTTTCTATTACGGCAATTTGGTGGAAAGAAGCGGAAGAGCAGGTGAGTGCATTGCTTGTGGTCAGTGTGAAAGTGTGTGTCCTCAGCATCTACCAATTATAGAGACAATGAAGGAGGCCTCTGAAATTTTTGATAAGGAGTAA
- a CDS encoding D-alanyl-D-alanine carboxypeptidase family protein has protein sequence MKKILFIILVLSVAISTVLPINSQPLNIPARAYILMDFKTGQVLCEYNSKTPLHPASTTKIMTGILAIEYGDLDSMVTVSQSAIDNIGAGGMHIGLIAGERLKLIHILNALLIRSANETAYVIAENISSSHEEFFDLMNKRAKELGAECTNFVNPSGMDNTADGHLHVSSAYDLALMARHAMTLPEFREIVKKTYYRIPPTNKHDEEIFLNTSNKLLFSKSEYYTEVTGIKTGYTDRALANLVSSARDESGMELIAAVMGVERYNDVFTYSQELLEYGFKNFSLRHVLAKNSYAETVHVSNASGNSNLDLLVAEDFECVLPKGTSINELTFEKNINENITAPVYKGDVLGSIEIKNGQKSLGKVDLIATRTVEEKIPEKPVEKKPGTSTKKSLLKRILNGTIFFLIAFILLRITLKKISRSIIAKNKF, from the coding sequence ATGAAAAAAATACTTTTTATTATATTAGTTCTTTCTGTGGCAATATCAACTGTCTTGCCAATAAATTCACAACCTTTAAATATACCTGCTAGGGCATATATTCTCATGGATTTTAAAACAGGCCAAGTATTATGTGAATATAATTCCAAAACCCCATTGCATCCTGCCAGCACAACTAAAATTATGACAGGGATTTTAGCAATTGAATATGGGGATCTTGACAGTATGGTAACTGTAAGCCAGTCTGCCATTGACAATATCGGCGCCGGTGGAATGCATATAGGTCTTATAGCAGGGGAAAGGCTAAAGCTGATTCACATTTTAAATGCCTTATTAATTAGGTCTGCAAACGAAACCGCTTATGTTATAGCTGAAAACATAAGTTCTTCTCATGAGGAGTTTTTTGACCTTATGAATAAAAGGGCAAAGGAACTAGGCGCTGAGTGTACAAATTTTGTAAACCCTTCAGGTATGGACAATACAGCAGACGGTCACCTGCATGTTTCCTCTGCTTATGATTTAGCTCTCATGGCAAGGCATGCCATGACACTGCCTGAATTTAGAGAAATAGTAAAAAAAACCTACTACAGAATACCTCCTACAAACAAACACGATGAAGAAATTTTTCTAAACACCAGTAACAAACTACTTTTTTCTAAATCCGAATACTACACTGAGGTTACAGGTATAAAAACAGGATATACAGACAGGGCACTGGCCAATCTTGTTTCATCCGCAAGGGATGAAAGCGGTATGGAATTAATTGCTGCTGTAATGGGGGTTGAAAGATACAACGATGTATTCACCTATTCACAAGAGCTTTTAGAATACGGATTTAAAAATTTCTCATTACGTCATGTACTTGCCAAAAATTCATATGCTGAAACTGTACATGTTTCCAATGCTTCAGGAAACAGCAATTTGGATTTGCTTGTAGCTGAAGATTTTGAATGCGTTCTCCCAAAGGGGACAAGTATTAATGAGCTTACTTTTGAAAAAAACATTAATGAAAATATAACCGCCCCTGTATACAAGGGGGATGTATTAGGCAGTATAGAAATAAAAAACGGTCAGAAATCCCTTGGAAAAGTAGACCTTATTGCAACACGCACTGTGGAAGAAAAAATCCCTGAAAAACCTGTCGAAAAAAAACCTGGTACCTCCACAAAAAAGTCACTTCTAAAGCGCATTTTAAATGGCACAATATTTTTTCTCATTGCATTTATACTTCTTAGAATCACACTTAAAAAAATATCCAGAAGTATAATTGCAAAAAATAAATTTTAA
- a CDS encoding peptidase U32 family protein has translation MKKVELLAPAGNLEKLKMAVVYGADAVYLAGTKFGLRASAGNFTYEDLQEGVKFAHDRGKKVYITMNIFPHNEDIKGMPEFIKRVSSIGVDAIILSDPGVFSLVKETAPHMKIHLSTQANNTNWLSAKFWYENGIKRIVLARELSLKEIKEIRDKLPEDLELEIFIHGAMCISYSGRCLLSNYMAYRDSNRGLCAHPCRWKYYLMEEKRPGEYYPVMEDERGTFIFNSKDLCMIEHIPDIINSGVTSLKIEGRMKSSFYVATVVKAYREAIDAYYRDKDNYVFDKKWLEEVSKASHREYTTGFYKNKTTSEDQIYHTSSYIREYEFLGVVKDFDEETGIATIEQRNRMHVGDEIEVVNPVGDYFVQKIESMRNIDNEEITVAPHPQMTVYMPLKQKALKYAMLRKKSE, from the coding sequence ATGAAAAAAGTTGAATTATTAGCCCCTGCGGGGAATTTGGAAAAACTTAAAATGGCTGTTGTTTACGGTGCAGACGCAGTATACCTTGCAGGCACAAAATTCGGTCTTCGTGCCTCTGCAGGCAATTTTACCTATGAAGATTTGCAAGAAGGGGTAAAATTTGCCCATGACAGAGGAAAAAAAGTATATATTACAATGAATATATTTCCTCATAATGAGGATATTAAAGGTATGCCTGAATTTATTAAAAGAGTGAGCTCTATAGGTGTTGATGCAATAATTCTTTCAGACCCGGGGGTGTTTTCCCTGGTAAAAGAAACAGCACCTCATATGAAAATTCACTTAAGTACACAGGCAAACAACACCAACTGGCTTAGTGCTAAATTCTGGTATGAAAACGGCATAAAAAGAATTGTACTGGCAAGGGAACTTTCTTTAAAAGAGATTAAAGAAATCAGGGACAAACTCCCTGAAGATTTGGAACTGGAAATATTTATCCATGGTGCCATGTGCATTTCTTACTCTGGAAGATGTCTTCTTAGCAATTATATGGCATACAGGGATTCAAACAGAGGTCTTTGTGCCCACCCATGCAGATGGAAATACTATCTCATGGAAGAAAAAAGACCCGGTGAGTACTACCCTGTCATGGAAGATGAAAGAGGTACTTTTATATTTAATTCAAAAGATTTGTGCATGATTGAACACATTCCTGACATTATAAACTCAGGGGTCACAAGCCTTAAAATAGAAGGACGTATGAAAAGCTCCTTCTACGTTGCAACTGTTGTAAAGGCCTACCGTGAAGCAATAGATGCTTATTACAGGGACAAAGACAATTATGTTTTTGATAAAAAGTGGCTTGAAGAAGTGTCAAAGGCAAGCCACCGTGAGTATACAACAGGTTTTTATAAAAACAAAACAACTTCAGAAGATCAGATTTACCATACCAGTTCATATATAAGGGAATATGAATTTTTAGGTGTTGTAAAAGACTTTGACGAAGAAACGGGAATTGCCACAATTGAACAGAGAAACAGAATGCATGTGGGAGATGAAATTGAAGTTGTAAACCCTGTGGGGGATTATTTTGTACAAAAGATAGAGTCTATGAGAAATATTGATAATGAAGAAATAACCGTTGCCCCCCACCCCCAAATGACTGTCTACATGCCTCTCAAGCAAAAGGCATTAAAATATGCAATGCTAAGAAAAAAAAGTGAATAA
- a CDS encoding helix-hairpin-helix domain-containing protein — protein sequence MLKEMLNSEITIKRGVLISLITALLLSMSMTGYLLIMWDYGENVIMMKPDNEMVVIPEKEEEIEKEEEKDKIKVYVVGEVKNPSVVTLEKGQIIEDAVLLAGGFTENADVENINLAYILTENVMLQIRGKKDVKDEDGEGAGDDEGVPESGGVSENTFREISDPLFPGMNIVADSGGVVVGESLNSVKLKININTASKEQLTTLPGIGPAIADNIVAFRKENGRFEKIEDIMKVSGIGDAKFKRLKDLITVE from the coding sequence ATGCTGAAAGAGATGTTAAATTCTGAAATAACCATTAAAAGAGGAGTTTTAATTTCTCTTATTACAGCATTGCTTCTTAGCATGTCAATGACAGGGTATTTACTAATTATGTGGGATTATGGCGAAAATGTGATTATGATGAAACCGGATAATGAAATGGTAGTAATTCCCGAAAAAGAAGAGGAGATAGAAAAGGAAGAAGAAAAGGACAAGATAAAAGTATATGTGGTGGGGGAAGTGAAGAACCCATCGGTAGTTACTTTGGAAAAGGGGCAGATAATAGAAGATGCAGTTCTTTTGGCAGGGGGATTTACAGAAAATGCTGATGTGGAAAATATAAATCTTGCTTACATACTTACAGAAAATGTTATGCTGCAAATCAGAGGCAAAAAGGATGTGAAAGACGAGGATGGAGAAGGTGCAGGGGATGATGAGGGTGTACCGGAAAGTGGAGGTGTATCTGAAAATACTTTTCGAGAAATATCAGATCCGCTTTTTCCAGGAATGAATATTGTAGCGGACAGCGGCGGTGTTGTTGTAGGTGAGAGTTTAAATAGTGTAAAATTAAAGATAAATATAAATACAGCTTCTAAAGAACAGCTGACTACACTGCCGGGTATAGGACCTGCAATTGCAGATAATATAGTTGCATTCAGAAAGGAAAACGGAAGGTTTGAAAAAATTGAAGATATAATGAAGGTATCAGGAATAGGTGATGCCAAATTTAAGAGATTAAAGGATTTAATAACAGTTGAATAA
- a CDS encoding aldo/keto reductase, whose protein sequence is MSIDVSKMPKLGFGLMRLPEKDGEIDMEKVCKMVDIYMESGFNYFDTAYVYHGGKSEVAAREAIVKRYPRDSFYLATKLPAWEIKKAEDCDKIFNTQLERAGVDYFDFYLLHSVEEGSNYDKYIEFNCFEWGIEKKKKGQIKHFGLSFHGSPALLEKILLEHPEVEFVQIQLNYADWDNPIVHSGKLYQMLKERNMPVIVMEPVKGGTLASTTPEIEAMMKKHQPDKSIAS, encoded by the coding sequence ATGAGTATTGATGTAAGTAAGATGCCAAAACTGGGCTTTGGACTTATGCGTCTTCCGGAAAAAGACGGAGAAATAGATATGGAAAAGGTATGCAAAATGGTGGATATTTATATGGAAAGCGGGTTCAATTACTTTGACACCGCTTATGTGTACCACGGGGGAAAATCCGAAGTAGCAGCGAGGGAAGCTATTGTAAAACGTTATCCTAGGGATTCTTTTTACCTTGCAACAAAACTTCCTGCATGGGAGATTAAAAAAGCTGAGGATTGTGACAAAATATTTAATACGCAGCTTGAACGTGCAGGAGTGGATTATTTTGATTTTTACCTTTTGCACAGTGTGGAGGAAGGAAGCAATTATGACAAATATATAGAGTTTAACTGTTTTGAATGGGGAATTGAAAAGAAGAAAAAGGGTCAGATAAAGCATTTCGGGCTTTCATTTCACGGTTCCCCTGCTTTGCTGGAGAAAATTCTTTTAGAACATCCTGAGGTGGAATTTGTGCAAATCCAGTTAAACTATGCGGATTGGGATAATCCCATTGTCCATTCAGGGAAATTGTATCAAATGTTAAAAGAAAGAAATATGCCGGTAATTGTAATGGAGCCGGTAAAAGGCGGCACCCTTGCAAGTACCACGCCGGAAATTGAAGCTATGATGAAAAAACACCAGCCGGATAAGAGCATTGCCTCCTAG
- the sigK gene encoding RNA polymerase sporulation sigma factor SigK, which produces MFNILFIPFIECLKNIFFVFGYISNTSSFPQPLKPEEEQYYIKKLSEGDEEARNVLIERNLRLVAHIVKKYTSTISDSDDLISIGTIGLIKAIATFNYDKGTRLATYAARCIENEILMQIRSNKKIQSEVSLQDPIGMDRDGNEISLIDVLGNDSESVVEEVELKMQVRRLYKKMKDVLKHREKMVLELRYGLLNGTSKTQREIAKMLGISRSYVSRIEKKAIKKLSKELKSEGC; this is translated from the coding sequence TTGTTTAATATTCTGTTTATTCCATTTATTGAATGCCTTAAAAACATCTTTTTTGTATTTGGTTATATATCCAATACCAGCTCTTTTCCACAACCTCTTAAACCCGAAGAGGAGCAGTATTATATAAAAAAATTGTCAGAAGGCGATGAGGAAGCCAGGAATGTTTTAATTGAAAGAAACTTACGTCTTGTTGCACATATTGTAAAAAAATACACCTCCACCATAAGCGACTCTGATGACTTAATTTCAATAGGAACAATAGGTCTTATAAAGGCCATTGCTACCTTTAACTATGACAAAGGCACAAGGCTTGCAACTTATGCTGCACGGTGTATAGAAAATGAAATACTTATGCAAATAAGGTCAAATAAAAAAATCCAAAGCGAAGTATCCCTCCAAGACCCCATAGGTATGGACAGAGACGGCAATGAAATTTCTTTAATTGATGTTTTAGGCAATGACTCTGAATCTGTTGTAGAAGAAGTGGAGTTAAAGATGCAGGTCAGGCGCCTTTATAAGAAAATGAAGGATGTTTTAAAGCATAGAGAAAAAATGGTGTTAGAATTAAGATACGGCCTTTTAAACGGCACCAGCAAAACCCAGAGGGAAATTGCTAAAATGCTTGGAATATCAAGGTCGTATGTATCAAGGATAGAAAAAAAAGCTATAAAAAAACTTAGCAAAGAATTAAAATCAGAGGGCTGTTAA
- a CDS encoding S-layer homology domain-containing protein, with the protein MINVRKGFKHVLAGVIILSMLLPLWVTAQLETGFFIEAGKNEVEVGKEFDVYVKGKDVEDIYAFELDIIFEPDKLELIKAEGTNEGYFAYNFMDEDKIHFVYTKIGDVSPLKGNVNLCKFTFKVLEAAKASIELESVRVVSSEIVDTKVGDLESLDTKYSFDDKKISITGILKPEDKEPSSPGGSSGTGTLPGGKDSEKEDESTGEDDKVDEVGEDGKDWDKDGEEIEEQPGDVPGAVVFTDIENHWSKEFALKLVNLGILKGYPDNTLRPDEKITRAEGVVLLVNTLGLEISDEGEISFNDKDIIPAWCANHVKIASEKGILKGYEDNTLRPFNNLTRAEMVVLVMNAFGIEKAGLDKSRFKDGDEIPGWAADFIEGAVKEGIVKGYPDNTFKPGNEVTRGEVFAIIANCID; encoded by the coding sequence ATGATTAATGTGAGAAAGGGATTTAAACATGTTTTAGCGGGGGTAATTATACTTAGCATGTTACTGCCCTTATGGGTGACAGCACAGCTTGAAACCGGCTTTTTTATTGAGGCAGGAAAGAATGAAGTGGAAGTGGGAAAAGAGTTTGATGTGTACGTTAAGGGGAAAGATGTGGAGGACATATACGCATTTGAACTGGACATAATTTTTGAGCCTGATAAGTTGGAACTGATAAAGGCAGAGGGAACAAATGAAGGCTATTTCGCATATAATTTCATGGATGAAGACAAAATTCACTTTGTATATACAAAAATAGGCGATGTATCGCCTTTAAAAGGGAACGTAAACCTTTGTAAATTTACTTTTAAAGTTCTTGAAGCTGCAAAGGCAAGTATAGAACTAGAGTCGGTAAGGGTTGTAAGTAGTGAAATTGTTGATACTAAAGTTGGGGATTTAGAGTCTTTGGATACAAAATATTCTTTTGACGATAAAAAAATATCTATAACAGGTATTTTAAAGCCTGAAGATAAAGAACCGTCATCTCCGGGGGGAAGTAGCGGAACCGGTACTCTGCCGGGCGGTAAAGATTCAGAAAAAGAGGATGAAAGCACGGGAGAGGATGATAAAGTTGATGAAGTAGGAGAGGACGGTAAAGATTGGGACAAGGACGGGGAGGAAATAGAAGAACAGCCAGGAGATGTGCCGGGTGCAGTGGTTTTTACCGATATTGAAAACCACTGGTCAAAGGAGTTTGCATTAAAACTTGTTAATTTAGGCATATTAAAAGGCTATCCGGACAATACATTAAGGCCGGATGAGAAAATAACAAGGGCAGAAGGCGTAGTCTTGCTTGTAAACACTCTGGGGCTGGAAATTTCAGATGAAGGGGAAATAAGTTTTAATGATAAAGACATAATTCCTGCATGGTGTGCAAATCATGTAAAGATTGCTTCAGAAAAAGGTATACTGAAAGGATATGAGGACAATACACTAAGGCCTTTTAACAATTTAACCAGAGCGGAAATGGTTGTCTTGGTAATGAACGCTTTTGGCATTGAAAAGGCAGGGCTTGATAAATCCCGGTTTAAAGACGGGGATGAGATACCCGGCTGGGCAGCGGATTTTATAGAAGGAGCGGTTAAAGAGGGAATAGTTAAAGGTTATCCGGACAATACATTTAAGCCTGGAAACGAAGTTACAAGAGGAGAAGTATTTGCCATAATTGCAAATTGTATAGATTAA
- a CDS encoding GerMN domain-containing protein, giving the protein MKKVCIAAVISLMVLSGCNNSKSSNENGNLEEKALKTLAADSLETYVAGNSESNENEETIEETIEETIEETIRDITLYFSDYQAEYTVAETRKVEIKGSIEETVFEELKKGPENKELYGVIPEGTRLLSIQTEDGVCTVDLSEEFVSNQPGGTAAETISINSIVNTLTELEHIDSVQFRIEGNVREVLIHHALDRPIKRNENVIKN; this is encoded by the coding sequence ATGAAAAAAGTATGTATAGCTGCGGTAATATCATTAATGGTATTATCGGGGTGCAACAACTCCAAGTCTTCTAATGAAAATGGTAATTTAGAGGAGAAGGCATTAAAAACTCTTGCAGCTGATTCTTTAGAAACCTATGTTGCGGGAAATAGTGAAAGCAATGAAAATGAAGAGACTATAGAAGAGACTATAGAAGAGACTATAGAAGAGACTATAAGGGATATAACTCTCTATTTTAGCGACTATCAGGCGGAATATACAGTTGCTGAAACAAGAAAAGTGGAAATTAAAGGAAGTATCGAAGAGACTGTTTTTGAAGAGCTAAAAAAGGGACCTGAAAATAAGGAACTATATGGTGTAATTCCCGAAGGAACAAGGCTGTTATCCATCCAGACAGAGGACGGGGTCTGTACGGTGGATTTATCAGAGGAATTTGTTTCTAACCAACCGGGAGGAACGGCAGCTGAAACTATATCTATTAATTCCATTGTAAACACATTGACAGAACTTGAGCATATAGACAGTGTACAGTTCCGTATAGAAGGAAATGTAAGGGAAGTTCTTATTCACCATGCTTTAGACAGACCAATAAAGAGAAATGAAAATGTAATAAAAAATTAA
- a CDS encoding peptidoglycan D,D-transpeptidase FtsI family protein — translation MIKKRLYILLFFFSVSIISLIIRFFYIQVQVGERLAVSATSQRISSLDIKSHRGNILDTNSIPFTNRVNEVFVVIKPLNLKGNEKAIKIIANILNVNPGELKRLVDFKKEPIIYMTDNNTKTILIKERLPGISFINSLKRHDNSGIAKHVTGYLNKADGIGQTGIEKSYDQVLNLNSKSSIGMVTYPSDNFLAGLGYRFLNPVNYKKLHVKLTLNYHIQKIAENALDKRNLKGAVVIQNVLNGDVVAMVSKPDFDPDKIDEYLDSPDKELFNRAVASYNLGSIFKTIVLASAYLDNKTPPSNFYCPGYLMLGDKEFKCSSYASGGHGFVDVKKAFASSCNSYFIELGINTGIENILETAKKFFTGINVQGIEESNGHLPQPGKYYTHGDIANISIGQGDILATPLQVSNIIATIANGGIKNTVNIVDCIVDSDGNIVKKIKKEEGERILPKEICDNIKSYMEEVTISGTGTKANLDAYGGAGGKTGSAETGQVIDGERVVHAWFAGYFPKANPKYSIVVFIEDGKSGGDVAAPVFKEIAKEICEKNL, via the coding sequence ATGATTAAAAAAAGACTTTATATACTGCTTTTCTTTTTTTCTGTTTCAATTATTTCTCTTATTATAAGATTTTTTTACATACAGGTGCAAGTGGGTGAAAGACTTGCTGTATCAGCCACAAGCCAAAGGATATCTTCTTTAGATATTAAAAGCCACAGAGGCAACATATTAGATACAAACTCCATCCCCTTTACAAACAGGGTAAATGAAGTTTTTGTTGTAATTAAGCCCCTTAATTTAAAGGGTAATGAAAAAGCAATTAAAATAATTGCAAATATACTTAATGTAAATCCCGGTGAACTTAAAAGATTAGTGGATTTTAAAAAAGAGCCCATTATTTATATGACTGACAACAATACTAAAACTATCCTCATAAAGGAAAGACTTCCCGGTATTTCATTTATAAACTCACTAAAGCGCCATGACAATTCCGGCATTGCAAAGCATGTCACAGGCTATTTAAATAAAGCAGACGGCATTGGACAGACCGGAATTGAAAAATCTTATGACCAAGTTCTAAACCTTAACTCCAAAAGTTCCATAGGAATGGTAACATACCCAAGTGATAATTTCCTGGCGGGACTTGGATACAGGTTTTTAAATCCTGTAAATTATAAAAAACTTCATGTTAAACTTACACTTAACTATCACATACAAAAAATAGCAGAAAATGCTTTGGATAAAAGAAATTTAAAAGGAGCAGTTGTCATTCAAAATGTGCTAAACGGCGATGTTGTAGCCATGGTAAGCAAACCTGATTTTGATCCCGACAAAATAGATGAGTATTTAGACAGCCCTGATAAGGAGCTTTTTAACCGGGCAGTTGCCTCATACAATCTGGGCTCTATATTTAAAACTATAGTTCTTGCAAGTGCATACTTGGATAACAAAACCCCTCCTTCAAATTTTTATTGCCCGGGTTATCTTATGCTTGGGGATAAAGAGTTTAAATGCTCCTCATATGCATCAGGAGGCCATGGTTTTGTAGATGTTAAAAAAGCCTTTGCCTCTTCCTGCAACTCTTATTTTATAGAACTGGGAATAAACACAGGCATAGAAAATATACTTGAAACTGCCAAAAAATTTTTTACAGGCATAAACGTACAGGGTATTGAAGAATCTAATGGGCATCTTCCCCAACCCGGCAAATATTATACCCACGGGGATATTGCCAACATATCCATAGGCCAGGGTGATATTCTTGCCACCCCCCTTCAGGTTTCAAACATCATCGCAACTATAGCAAACGGCGGTATAAAAAACACCGTTAACATTGTTGATTGTATTGTTGATTCAGATGGAAACATTGTAAAAAAAATAAAAAAAGAAGAGGGGGAAAGAATTCTCCCTAAAGAAATATGCGATAATATAAAGTCTTACATGGAGGAAGTTACTATAAGCGGAACAGGCACCAAAGCAAATTTAGACGCCTATGGCGGTGCCGGTGGAAAAACCGGAAGTGCCGAAACAGGTCAGGTTATTGACGGTGAAAGAGTGGTTCATGCATGGTTTGCAGGATATTTTCCTAAAGCAAATCCTAAATACTCAATAGTGGTATTTATAGAAGACGGAAAAAGCGGCGGAGATGTTGCCGCCCCTGTGTTTAAAGAAATTGCAAAGGAAATCTGTGAAAAAAATCTTTAA